From a region of the Alnus glutinosa chromosome 1, dhAlnGlut1.1, whole genome shotgun sequence genome:
- the LOC133866199 gene encoding large ribosomal subunit protein mL101 (rPPR4) produces the protein MAVQQLHFGRTKSVVKRSKKYLEEALYVRLFREGSSEVSVRHQLNQFLKSNERVYKWEVGNNFKRVFERKVYYPKRVYKWEVGDTLKKLRERKLYYPALKLSETMAKRGMNQTVSDQAIHLDLVAKSRGIAAGENYFIDLPESSKNHLCYGALLNCYCKELMTEKAEALMEKMKELNLPLSSMPYNSLMTLYTKTGLPEKIPAIIQEMKASHIMLDSYTYNVWMRALAAVNDIAGVERVIDEMKRDGRVAGDWTTYSNLASIYVDAGLFEKAENALKELEKRNACRDLSAYQFLITLYGRTGKLLEVYRVWRSLRLAFPKTANISYLNMIQALVNLNDLPGAEKCFREWESGRSTYDIRIANALIGAYAKEGLLEKAEKLKERARRSGAKPNAKTWEIFLDYYLKNGNFKLAVDCVANAISVGRGDGRKWVPSSVIVSSLMGHFEQVKDVDGAEGFLEILNKAVENAGAEVFESLIRTYAAAGRTSPVIRRRLKMENVEVNETCLKLLETICVQ, from the exons ATGGCGGTGCAGCAGTTGCATTTCGGGCGCACGAAGAGCGTGGTGAAGCGATCGAAGAAGTACTTGGAGGAAGCGCTGTACGTGAGGCTCTTCAGGGAAGGTAGCTCGGAGGTGAGCGTGCGGCACCAGCTCAACCAGTTCCTCAAGAGCAACGAGCGAGTCTACAAATGGGAAGTCGGCAACAATTTCAAGAGGGTTTTCGAGCGCAAGGTCTACTACCCCAAGCGAGTCTACAAATGGGAGGTGGGCGACACCCTCAAGAAGCTTCGCGAACGCAAGCTCTACTACCCTGCTCTCAAG CTTTCAGAAACTATGGCTAAAAGGGGCATGAATCAGACGGTCAGTGATCAAGCTATACATCTAGATCTAGTTGCCAAATCACGAGGTATTGCTGCTggagaaaattatttcattgaTCTTCCTGAATCGTCAAAAAATCATCTCTGTTATGGTGCCCTTCTCAATTGTTACTGCAAGGAACTGATGACTGAAAAAGCAGAAGCTCTCATGGAAAAGATGAAGGAACTCAACCTTCCTTTAAGCTCCATGCCTTACAACAGCCTTATGACCCTTTACACGAAAACTGGGCTGCCAGAAAAGATCCCAGCCATCATACAGGAAATGAAAGCCTCCCATATCATGCTGGATTCTTATACATACAATGTCTGGATGAGGGCTCTTGCTGCTGTCAATGATATTGCCGGGGTTGAAAGGGTTATTGATGAGATGAAGAGGGACGGCCGAGTTGCTGGAGATTGGACAACATATAGCAACTTAGCGTCAATATATGTTGATGCGGGATTGTTTGAGAAGGCAGAAAATGCACTTAAGGAATTAGAGAAGAGAAATGCCTGCCGAGACCTTTCTGCTTACCAGTTCCTAATTACGTTGTATGGTCGAACAGGGAAACTGCTTGAAGTTTATCGGGTATGGCGTTCTTTGAGGCTGGCTTTTCCTAAAACCGCAAACATAAGCTATCTGAATATGATTCAGGCATTGGTTAACTTAAATGATTTACCTGGAGCAGAGAAGTGTTTCAGGGAGTGGGAATCTGGGCGCTCAACTTATGATATCCGTATTGCTAATGCTCTGATAGGAGCTTATGCAAAAGAGGGTTTGCTAGAGAAGGCAGAAAAGCTCAAGGAGCGGGCTCGCAGGAGTGGAGCCAAGCCTAATGCTAAAACATGGgagatatttttggattattatttgaaaaatggGAATTTTAAATTGGCAGTAGATTGTGTTGCCAATGCAATATCTGTTGGTAGAGGGGATGGTCGGAAGTGGGTCCCATCATCTGTGATTGTAAGCAGTTTGATGGGGCACTTTGAGCAAGTGAAGGATGTCGATGGTGCAGAAGGTTTTCTGGAGATTTTGAACAAGGCT